A window of Micromonospora eburnea genomic DNA:
GAGGGGAGCCTGGTCGAGGCGGTCACCACGCTCGGCCCGGCCGTGCTGCGGGACGAGATGCGGGTGGTCCGGGTGGACGCCCCGTACGAGGTCGGGGTGGTGCACTGCGGCAAGTTGCTGCGCGGCCCCGGCGTGCTGCGCTGCACCCCGGTGGAACGGGACCGGACCCAGGTCGTGTGGCACGAGTGGTTCCACCTGCCCGGCGGGGCCGCCGGCCGGGTGACCCGGCCGGTGCTCTGGCCGGGCTCGAAGTTCGGCCTCACCCAGGCGCTGAAGCGGTTCGCCCGGCTGGTGGAGCAGGGCCGGCTGCCCTGACCGCCGCGCGGTGCCCGCTGTCGGTGGGTTGACCTACCGTGTACGGCGTGACTGACCTGGTGATCGGCGCCGACGGGCTGCCCCGCTGCGCCTGGGGGGCGAGCACCCCGGACTACGCCGTCTACCACGACCGGGAGTGGGGTCGGCCGTTGCGCGGTGACGACGCGCTCTACGAGCGGCTGACCCTGGAGGCGTTCCAGTCCGGCCTGTCCTGGCTGACCATCCTGCGTAAGCGTCCGGCGTTCCGGCTCGCCTTCGACGAGTTCCGGATCGAGAAGGTCGCCGGCTACGGCGAGGCCGACGTTGCCCGGCTGCTCGCCGACGCCGGGATCGTGCGGAACCGGGCCAAGATCGAGGCGGCCGTCGCCAACGCCCGCGCCGCCCTGGCGTTGCCCGACGGCCTTTCCGCGCTGCTGTGGTCGTACGCGCCACCGCCCCGGCCGGCCCGGCCGCGGTCCTTTGCCGAGGTGCCGGCGCTCACCCCGGAATCCACCGCGCTGGCCAAGGCGCTCAAGAAGCGCGGCTTCCGGTTCGTCGGCCCCACCACCGCGTACGCGTTGATGCAGGCCACCGGCATGGTGAACGACCACCTCGCCGACTGCCACGTCGACGCCGAGCCCGCGCGGGCGTGATCGGGACGGCGTCCGGTGGACGTGCCAGGACCGGCGCCGGCCGGGCGTGATGGGATTGCGGCATGACCGACACCGAGCTCCGGACGAGCGAGACGACCGAGGGCGCCACGCCCGGTGCCTGGGCGGTGCTGCTGCCCGCCGAGCGGTACGAGGCCGAGCGGCTGGTGCACCACGACACGCTGGAGCTGACCGGGCTGGACGGGCTCCGGCCCCGGCCGGGTGACCTGGTCGCGGTGCTGGTCGAGGAGCCGCTGCGGCTGGTGGCTCTCGGCCGGGTCGCCCTGGCCACCGCGGAGACCCGGGAGGATCCGGACGACCCGCAGTCCGATGCCGGGCCCGGGGCGCTCGTGGTGTCGTACACCCGGCGGGCGCTCGACGAGCCGGTGCCGGTCGACGGGCTGGCCCTCGACGGGCCGGTGACCGGGCTCGACCCGGCGGTCTGGCGGGAGTTGGCCGACCGGCTCGGCCCGCCCCCGGCCCGACGGACCTGGCTGGTCAGCCTCGACCTGCCGATCGAGGCGGCCTCGCCCGCCGAGGCGGTCCGGATCTTCTGGTCGTACGTGCAGGAGCTGGGCCCCCGGGAACTGCCCGCCTTCGTCTCGCCCACCAACGACGAGCTGGCCATGCAGGCCTTCGTGCTCGGCGCCGAGGCCAACCAGGACCCCGAAGAAGACGACTGAGCCGCCCTGTCCCCGTGGGCGCAGTTCGCCTGTCTCCTGGAAATAGTGGCCATCCGCATCGGGAATG
This region includes:
- a CDS encoding SRPBCC family protein, coding for MTGPQADGFAEAAQPGAGEVSATVIVNARAERVFAALTDWERQSDWIPLTKVRVVEGDGGEGSLVEAVTTLGPAVLRDEMRVVRVDAPYEVGVVHCGKLLRGPGVLRCTPVERDRTQVVWHEWFHLPGGAAGRVTRPVLWPGSKFGLTQALKRFARLVEQGRLP
- a CDS encoding DNA-3-methyladenine glycosylase I; protein product: MTDLVIGADGLPRCAWGASTPDYAVYHDREWGRPLRGDDALYERLTLEAFQSGLSWLTILRKRPAFRLAFDEFRIEKVAGYGEADVARLLADAGIVRNRAKIEAAVANARAALALPDGLSALLWSYAPPPRPARPRSFAEVPALTPESTALAKALKKRGFRFVGPTTAYALMQATGMVNDHLADCHVDAEPARA